A window from Azoarcus sp. DD4 encodes these proteins:
- a CDS encoding helix-turn-helix transcriptional regulator translates to MNPDYSRAIPAAWQQMSRVFTALGDEHRQRILLTFEGSERLNVSQIAGVSTLSRPAVSHHLKILREAGVLCSEKIGKEIFFWVNKDFLSETFDNVRDYLDTHL, encoded by the coding sequence ATGAATCCCGACTATTCCCGTGCGATCCCCGCAGCGTGGCAGCAGATGTCGCGCGTCTTCACGGCACTCGGCGACGAGCACCGGCAGCGCATCCTGCTGACATTCGAGGGGAGCGAACGACTCAATGTCAGCCAGATCGCCGGGGTGTCCACCCTGTCGCGACCCGCTGTCTCCCATCACCTCAAGATCCTGCGCGAAGCCGGCGTGCTCTGTTCGGAGAAGATCGGCAAAGAGATCTTTTTCTGGGTAAACAAGGACTTCCTGTCCGAGACCTTCGACAATGTGCGCGACTACCTCGACACGCATCTCTAG
- a CDS encoding ATP synthase subunit I, whose translation MLKTVLLQLGASLVATAIAAVFFGPRGAISAAYGGLACTVPSWIFALRLGVMARRQLATVTGFVVGEFIKIASIVGLLVLFPVLYPEVHWGALLIGLILALKANLFAFLVRN comes from the coding sequence ATGCTGAAAACAGTGCTGCTGCAGTTGGGTGCAAGCCTCGTCGCCACGGCCATTGCGGCCGTTTTTTTCGGGCCTCGCGGGGCAATCTCGGCGGCGTACGGCGGCCTGGCATGCACAGTGCCATCGTGGATATTTGCGCTGCGCCTGGGAGTGATGGCCAGGCGGCAGCTTGCAACTGTGACTGGATTTGTGGTCGGCGAGTTCATCAAGATCGCGTCGATCGTTGGATTGTTGGTGCTGTTTCCGGTCTTGTATCCGGAGGTCCATTGGGGCGCTCTGCTGATCGGCCTGATTCTGGCGCTTAAAGCGAATTTGTTTGCATTCTTGGTAAGAAACTGA
- the atpB gene encoding F0F1 ATP synthase subunit A — translation MATEHAPTASEYVVHHLTHLNSTGHAQKSIVDFSVINVDSLFYSVTLGLLTVFLLWLAARKATSGVPGRFQGFIELMVEMVADQAKGIIHSAESRKFVAPLALTVFVWIFLMNAMDMLPVDLLPRIWEGVYASAGGDPAHAYMRIVPTADLSATLGMSCGVLLLCLYYNVKIKGVSGWIHELFTAPFGSHPLLYPINFAMQIIEFVAKTVSHGMRLFGNMYAGELIFILIALLGSTATVFGFVGHVVAGSIWAIFHILIITLQAFIFMMLTLVYIGQAHESH, via the coding sequence ATGGCTACAGAGCACGCACCAACCGCATCCGAGTACGTCGTACACCACCTGACCCACCTCAACAGCACAGGGCACGCCCAGAAGAGCATCGTCGACTTCAGCGTCATCAATGTCGATTCGCTGTTCTACTCCGTTACCCTCGGTCTGCTGACCGTCTTCCTTCTCTGGCTGGCTGCCCGCAAGGCGACCTCCGGTGTGCCGGGCCGTTTCCAGGGTTTCATCGAGTTGATGGTCGAAATGGTCGCCGATCAGGCCAAGGGCATTATCCACAGCGCCGAATCGCGCAAGTTCGTTGCGCCGCTCGCGCTCACCGTGTTCGTCTGGATCTTCCTGATGAACGCGATGGACATGCTGCCGGTCGATCTGCTACCGCGCATCTGGGAGGGCGTTTACGCTTCCGCGGGCGGCGATCCGGCCCACGCCTACATGCGCATCGTGCCGACCGCCGACCTCTCCGCCACGCTAGGCATGTCCTGCGGCGTGCTGCTCCTCTGCCTCTACTACAACGTCAAGATCAAGGGCGTGTCGGGCTGGATCCACGAGCTCTTCACCGCGCCCTTCGGCAGCCATCCGCTGCTCTACCCGATCAACTTCGCGATGCAGATCATCGAGTTCGTCGCCAAGACCGTGTCCCACGGCATGCGACTGTTCGGCAACATGTACGCCGGCGAGCTGATCTTCATCTTGATCGCGCTGCTGGGCTCCACCGCCACGGTGTTCGGCTTCGTCGGTCACGTGGTCGCCGGTTCGATCTGGGCCATCTTCCACATCCTGATCATCACCCTGCAGGCCTTCATCTTCATGATGCTGACCCTGGTGTACATCGGTCAGGCGCACGAAAGTCACTAA
- the atpE gene encoding F0F1 ATP synthase subunit C, with the protein MENVLGFVALAAGLIIGLGAIGACIGIGIMGSKYLEASARQPELMNALQTKMFLLAGLIDAAFLIGVGIAMMFAFANPFQL; encoded by the coding sequence ATGGAAAACGTTCTGGGTTTTGTTGCGCTGGCTGCTGGTCTGATCATCGGTCTGGGTGCTATCGGTGCGTGTATCGGTATCGGCATCATGGGTTCCAAGTACCTCGAAGCCTCCGCACGTCAGCCCGAACTGATGAACGCGCTGCAAACCAAGATGTTCCTGCTGGCTGGTCTGATCGACGCCGCGTTCCTGATCGGTGTCGGTATCGCGATGATGTTCGCCTTCGCCAACCCGTTCCAGCTCTGA
- a CDS encoding F0F1 ATP synthase subunit B — MNLNATLIAQLVVFFILAWFTMKFVWPPIVKALDERAKKIADGLAAADKAKADLALAEKKVVEELRKARESAGDVRASAEKQASQLVDEARAEAARIIAQAREAAEAEAGAAAQRAKEALRDQVAHLAVAGAEKILRREINAQVHAELLANLKQELQ, encoded by the coding sequence GTGAATCTGAACGCAACCCTGATAGCCCAGCTCGTTGTGTTCTTCATTCTGGCGTGGTTCACGATGAAATTCGTGTGGCCGCCCATCGTGAAGGCACTGGACGAGCGCGCGAAGAAAATCGCCGACGGGCTGGCAGCTGCGGACAAGGCCAAGGCCGATCTGGCTCTCGCCGAGAAGAAGGTCGTCGAGGAACTGCGCAAGGCTCGCGAATCCGCGGGCGATGTGCGTGCCTCCGCTGAAAAGCAGGCGAGCCAACTGGTCGACGAGGCACGTGCCGAAGCTGCCCGCATCATCGCCCAGGCTCGCGAAGCCGCGGAAGCCGAAGCCGGCGCCGCCGCCCAGCGTGCCAAGGAAGCCTTGCGCGACCAGGTCGCTCATCTGGCTGTTGCCGGCGCGGAGAAGATCCTGCGTCGCGAGATCAACGCCCAGGTGCACGCCGAGCTGCTTGCCAACCTGAAACAGGAACTGCAATAA
- a CDS encoding F0F1 ATP synthase subunit delta, translating to MAENVTIARPYADAAFELARGAGALGPWSEALDRLAAVAADSDMRACINDPKLSADQLNTLVQEVGGNLTAEQQNFVRVLVDNERLQVLPEIRDLFVAFKNEHEGVLEAEIASAFPLDDAALAALKADLEARFQARLNVTVSIDPELIGGVRIAVGDEVIDASVRGKLANMAAALKN from the coding sequence ATGGCCGAGAACGTCACCATCGCGCGCCCTTATGCGGATGCCGCCTTCGAGCTGGCCCGCGGGGCAGGTGCGCTGGGGCCTTGGTCGGAAGCACTGGATCGGCTCGCCGCTGTGGCGGCCGATTCCGACATGCGGGCGTGTATCAACGATCCCAAGCTTTCCGCTGACCAGCTGAACACGCTGGTGCAGGAAGTCGGTGGGAATCTGACCGCCGAGCAGCAGAACTTCGTCCGCGTCCTCGTGGATAACGAACGTCTGCAGGTGCTTCCGGAGATCCGTGACCTGTTCGTTGCTTTCAAGAACGAACACGAAGGCGTCCTGGAGGCGGAAATCGCCTCCGCCTTCCCCCTCGACGATGCCGCCCTGGCTGCACTGAAGGCCGATCTGGAAGCGCGCTTCCAGGCCAGGCTGAACGTGACTGTCAGCATCGACCCCGAGCTCATCGGTGGGGTCCGCATCGCCGTCGGCGACGAAGTGATCGACGCCTCGGTCCGCGGCAAGCTCGCGAACATGGCCGCTGCGCTCAAGAACTAG
- the atpA gene encoding F0F1 ATP synthase subunit alpha, whose translation MQLNPSEISDLIKSRIQNLQLAATSRNEGTVVSVTDGITRIHGLTDVMQGEMLEFPGNTFGLALNLERDSVGAVVLGEYEHITEGDTVKATGRILEVPVGPELIGRVVNALGQPIDGKGPINAKLTDKIEKVAPGVIARQSVSQPVQTGLKSVDSMVPIGRGQRELIIGDRQTGKTAVAVDAIINQKGQNMFCVYVAIGQKASTIANVVRKLEENGAMEYTIVVAATASESAAMQYLSAYAGCTMGEYFRDRGMDALIVYDDLTKQAWAYRQVSLLLRRPPGREAYPGDVFYLHSRLLERAARVNADYVEKFTNGEVKGKTGSLTALPVIETQAGDVSAFVPTNVISITDGQIFLETDLFNAGIRPAINAGISVSRVGGAAQTKVIKKLSGGIRTDLAQYRELAAFAQFASDLDDATRKQLERGRRVTELMKQPQYAPLSVAEMAITLYAVNNGYFDDVEVARVLAFESGLQQFVKAKAPELVAKIADTKELDADGEKTLVAAIAEFKKSWA comes from the coding sequence ATGCAACTCAACCCCTCTGAAATCAGTGATCTGATTAAGAGCCGGATTCAGAACCTGCAGCTCGCCGCCACGTCGCGCAACGAGGGTACGGTGGTTTCCGTCACCGACGGTATCACCCGTATCCACGGCCTCACCGACGTCATGCAGGGCGAAATGCTGGAGTTCCCCGGCAACACCTTCGGCCTCGCGCTCAACCTCGAGCGTGATTCCGTCGGCGCGGTCGTGCTCGGCGAATACGAGCACATCACCGAAGGCGACACCGTCAAGGCCACCGGCCGCATTCTCGAAGTGCCCGTCGGCCCCGAGCTGATCGGTCGCGTCGTCAATGCCCTGGGTCAGCCGATCGACGGCAAGGGCCCGATCAACGCCAAGCTCACCGACAAGATCGAGAAGGTCGCGCCGGGCGTCATCGCCCGTCAGTCCGTTTCGCAGCCGGTGCAGACCGGTCTGAAGTCGGTCGACTCCATGGTGCCGATCGGCCGTGGCCAGCGCGAGCTGATCATCGGCGACCGCCAGACCGGCAAGACGGCCGTCGCGGTTGATGCCATCATCAACCAGAAAGGCCAGAACATGTTCTGCGTCTACGTTGCGATCGGCCAGAAGGCTTCGACTATCGCCAACGTGGTGCGCAAGCTGGAAGAGAACGGCGCGATGGAATACACCATCGTCGTCGCCGCGACCGCTTCCGAATCCGCCGCCATGCAGTACCTCTCGGCCTACGCCGGTTGCACCATGGGCGAGTACTTCCGTGACCGTGGCATGGACGCGCTGATCGTTTATGACGATCTGACCAAGCAAGCCTGGGCCTACCGCCAGGTCTCGCTGCTGCTGCGCCGTCCGCCGGGCCGAGAAGCCTACCCGGGCGACGTGTTCTACCTGCACTCCCGCCTGCTCGAGCGCGCCGCTCGCGTGAACGCCGACTACGTCGAGAAGTTCACCAACGGCGAAGTCAAGGGCAAGACCGGTTCGCTGACCGCCCTGCCGGTCATCGAAACCCAGGCCGGCGACGTGTCCGCCTTCGTTCCGACCAACGTGATCTCGATTACCGACGGTCAGATCTTCCTGGAAACCGACCTCTTCAACGCCGGTATCCGTCCCGCGATCAACGCCGGTATCTCGGTGTCCCGCGTCGGCGGCGCTGCCCAGACCAAGGTCATCAAGAAGCTCTCCGGCGGTATCCGTACCGACCTCGCGCAGTACCGCGAACTCGCCGCCTTCGCCCAGTTCGCCTCCGATCTGGACGATGCGACCCGCAAGCAGCTCGAGCGCGGCCGCCGCGTGACCGAGCTGATGAAGCAGCCGCAATACGCGCCGCTGTCGGTCGCCGAAATGGCCATCACCCTGTACGCGGTGAACAACGGCTATTTCGACGACGTCGAAGTGGCTCGTGTGCTGGCCTTCGAATCCGGTCTGCAACAGTTCGTCAAGGCCAAGGCGCCTGAGCTCGTCGCCAAGATCGCCGACACCAAGGAACTCGACGCCGATGGCGAGAAGACCCTGGTTGCCGCGATCGCCGAGTTCAAGAAGAGCTGGGCCTAA
- the atpG gene encoding F0F1 ATP synthase subunit gamma — MASGKEIRTKIKSVQNTRKITKAMEMVAASKMRKAQDRMRAARPYAEKIRRLAANLSQANVTDYKHPFLVRKDQIKRVGLILVTTDKGLCGGLNTNVQRIAVNAMKEWEAAGATEIRACCIGNKGFGFMQRIGAKVVSHVTQLGDTPHLEKLIGPVKVMLDAFQNGELDAVYVAYTRFINTMKQEPMLEQLLPLTGEKLGTPDNSWDYLYEPDPQVVIDELLVRYVEALVYQAVAENMASEQSARMVAMKAASDNAKNVIGELQLVYNKTRQAAITKELSEIVGGAAAV; from the coding sequence ATGGCTAGCGGTAAGGAAATCCGTACCAAGATCAAGAGCGTGCAAAACACGCGCAAGATCACCAAGGCCATGGAAATGGTGGCCGCGTCCAAAATGCGCAAGGCGCAGGACCGGATGCGTGCTGCCCGCCCCTACGCCGAAAAGATCCGCCGACTCGCCGCGAACCTGTCCCAGGCCAACGTCACCGACTACAAGCACCCCTTCCTGGTCCGCAAGGACCAGATCAAGCGGGTGGGCCTGATCCTGGTCACGACCGACAAGGGTCTGTGTGGTGGCTTGAACACCAACGTTCAGCGTATCGCGGTCAACGCGATGAAGGAATGGGAGGCCGCTGGGGCCACCGAGATCCGTGCCTGCTGCATCGGCAACAAGGGTTTCGGTTTCATGCAGCGCATCGGTGCCAAAGTGGTGTCGCATGTGACGCAACTCGGCGACACCCCGCACCTCGAAAAGCTGATCGGCCCGGTCAAGGTGATGCTCGACGCGTTCCAGAACGGCGAGCTCGACGCGGTTTACGTGGCCTACACGCGCTTCATCAACACCATGAAGCAGGAGCCGATGCTCGAGCAGCTGCTCCCGCTCACCGGTGAAAAGCTCGGTACCCCGGACAACTCCTGGGACTACCTCTACGAGCCGGATCCGCAGGTGGTGATCGACGAGCTGCTGGTGCGTTACGTCGAAGCGCTGGTCTACCAGGCCGTAGCCGAGAACATGGCTTCCGAACAGAGCGCGCGCATGGTGGCGATGAAGGCCGCGTCCGACAATGCCAAGAACGTGATAGGCGAACTGCAGCTGGTCTACAACAAGACCCGCCAGGCCGCGATCACCAAGGAGCTGTCGGAAATCGTCGGTGGCGCCGCCGCGGTCTAA
- the atpD gene encoding F0F1 ATP synthase subunit beta: protein MSNGTIVQCIGAVVDIQFPRDSMPKVYDALKLEDAADSFAEAGLTFEVQQQLGDGVVRTIAMGSSDGLRRGMKVSNTGKQISVPVGHGTLGRIMDVLGRPIDEAGPIETDELRAIHQKAPKFDELSPSVELLETGIKVIDLICPFAKGGKVGLFGGAGVGKTVNMMELINNIAKQHSGLSVFAGVGERTREGNDFYHEMKDSNVLDKVAMVFGQMNEPPGNRLRVALTGLTMAERFRDEGRDILFFVDNIYRYTLAGTEVSALLGRMPSAVGYQPTLAEEMGRLQERITSTKVGSITSIQAVYVPADDLTDPSPATTFLHLDSTVVLSRDIAALGIYPAVDPLDSTSRQLDPLVVGEEHYNVARAVQQTLQKYKELRDIIAILGMDELSPDDKLAVARARKIQRFLSQPFHVAEVFTGSPGKYVTLKDTIAGFKAIVSGEYDHLPEQAFYMVGGIEEVLEKAKKLQ from the coding sequence ATGAGTAACGGTACTATCGTTCAGTGCATCGGCGCGGTGGTGGACATCCAGTTCCCGCGCGATTCGATGCCCAAGGTGTATGACGCCCTGAAGCTTGAGGACGCCGCCGACTCCTTCGCCGAAGCTGGCCTGACCTTCGAGGTCCAGCAGCAACTCGGTGATGGCGTCGTGCGTACGATTGCGATGGGTTCCTCCGACGGCCTGCGCCGCGGCATGAAGGTGTCCAACACCGGCAAGCAGATCTCGGTGCCGGTCGGTCACGGTACGCTGGGTCGCATCATGGACGTGCTCGGCCGCCCGATCGACGAAGCTGGCCCGATCGAGACCGACGAGCTGCGCGCCATCCACCAGAAGGCCCCGAAGTTCGACGAATTGTCCCCGTCCGTGGAACTGCTCGAGACCGGCATCAAGGTTATCGACCTGATCTGCCCGTTCGCCAAGGGCGGCAAGGTCGGCCTGTTCGGCGGCGCTGGCGTGGGCAAGACCGTGAACATGATGGAGCTGATCAACAACATCGCCAAGCAGCACTCGGGCTTGTCGGTGTTTGCTGGCGTGGGCGAGCGTACCCGTGAGGGCAACGACTTCTACCACGAGATGAAGGACTCCAACGTTCTCGACAAGGTCGCGATGGTGTTCGGTCAGATGAACGAACCCCCGGGCAACCGTCTGCGCGTGGCGCTGACCGGCCTGACCATGGCCGAGCGTTTCCGCGACGAAGGCCGCGACATCCTGTTCTTCGTGGATAATATCTACCGCTACACGCTGGCCGGTACCGAAGTGTCCGCGCTGCTGGGCCGTATGCCTTCCGCGGTGGGTTACCAGCCGACGCTGGCCGAAGAAATGGGCCGTCTGCAGGAGCGCATCACCTCGACCAAGGTCGGCTCGATCACCTCGATCCAGGCCGTGTATGTGCCGGCGGATGACTTGACCGACCCGTCGCCTGCCACCACCTTCCTCCACCTCGACTCCACCGTCGTGCTGTCGCGTGACATCGCTGCCCTGGGTATCTACCCGGCGGTCGATCCGCTCGACTCCACCAGCCGCCAGCTCGATCCGCTGGTCGTTGGCGAAGAGCACTACAACGTCGCTCGTGCTGTGCAGCAAACCCTGCAGAAGTACAAGGAACTGCGCGACATCATCGCGATTCTGGGTATGGACGAACTGTCGCCGGACGACAAGCTCGCCGTGGCCCGTGCGCGTAAGATCCAGCGCTTCCTGTCGCAGCCCTTCCACGTTGCCGAAGTGTTTACCGGTTCGCCGGGCAAGTACGTTACGCTCAAGGACACCATCGCCGGCTTCAAGGCGATCGTCAGCGGCGAATACGACCACCTGCCGGAGCAGGCCTTCTACATGGTCGGCGGCATCGAGGAAGTGCTCGAGAAGGCGAAGAAGCTGCAGTAA
- a CDS encoding F0F1 ATP synthase subunit epsilon, producing MAMTVHVDIVSAEEQIFSGLAEFVALPGEAGELGILPGHMPLMTRIKPGAVRVKVQNQAEEEVVFVAGGLLEVQPGLVTVLADTAIRGKDLDEAKALEAKKKAEEALANQSSQLDYAKAQAELAEAIAQIAAIQRLRKGIH from the coding sequence ATGGCAATGACGGTTCATGTCGATATCGTCAGCGCGGAAGAGCAGATCTTCTCCGGTCTGGCCGAGTTTGTTGCACTGCCGGGTGAAGCCGGCGAGCTCGGCATTCTGCCGGGCCACATGCCGCTGATGACCCGGATCAAACCGGGTGCGGTGCGCGTGAAGGTGCAGAATCAGGCGGAAGAAGAAGTGGTGTTCGTGGCTGGCGGCTTGCTGGAAGTTCAACCCGGTCTGGTGACGGTGCTGGCCGATACCGCGATCCGCGGCAAGGATCTGGACGAAGCCAAGGCCCTCGAAGCCAAGAAGAAGGCGGAAGAGGCGTTGGCCAACCAGTCCTCCCAGCTCGACTATGCGAAGGCTCAGGCCGAACTGGCCGAGGCGATCGCGCAGATCGCGGCGATCCAGCGCTTGCGCAAGGGCATACACTGA
- a CDS encoding SCP2 domain-containing protein: protein MISRLFLSATNHVLAQSGWARQRLMPHAGRTAHLDVTPLDLNFSVANDGYLAEWQGQERQPDVRLSLPAGEIPQMLTEGSSALMRHVRIEGNAEFADALGFVFRNLRWDVEEDLSRIIGDILAHRAVSTGKAFATAQRQALLNTADNLAEYLTEEKPVLVRREALAAFSREIIELRDAVGRTEKRIARLSVTR from the coding sequence ATGATCAGCCGCCTCTTCCTGTCAGCCACCAATCACGTGCTCGCCCAGTCGGGCTGGGCACGACAACGCCTGATGCCGCACGCCGGCCGGACCGCGCATCTCGACGTCACGCCGCTGGACCTGAACTTCTCAGTCGCCAACGACGGCTATCTGGCCGAATGGCAAGGGCAGGAAAGGCAGCCCGACGTCCGGCTAAGCCTGCCTGCGGGCGAAATTCCGCAGATGCTGACCGAGGGTTCGTCAGCCTTGATGCGCCACGTGCGCATCGAGGGAAACGCCGAGTTCGCCGACGCCCTGGGCTTCGTCTTCCGCAACCTGCGCTGGGATGTCGAGGAGGATCTCTCCCGTATCATCGGCGACATCCTGGCACATCGCGCAGTCAGCACCGGCAAGGCATTCGCCACGGCCCAACGTCAGGCTTTGCTCAACACCGCCGACAATCTGGCCGAATACCTTACCGAAGAGAAACCCGTGCTGGTTCGCCGCGAAGCGCTCGCCGCCTTCTCGCGTGAAATTATCGAATTGCGCGACGCGGTAGGGCGCACCGAAAAGCGCATCGCGCGACTGAGCGTTACGCGCTAG
- a CDS encoding Tim44 domain-containing protein, translating to MKHFILSLIVTLFTIGFGLPEAEAKRLGGGSSIGMQRQTTPQQPATAPQQNLSGQKQTTTAAPAQAQPKRNWLGPIAGLAAGLGLAALFSHLGLGEELASFVLIALLLVGALLVFRMLFRRAPMQQQGMQYAAAGGQSHVPAASAAMPSTASGSQLPAGFDVDAFTRQAKVNFIRLQAANDAGNLDDIREFTSPEMFAEIKLQIGERGPASQRTDVVELNAQVVDVLEEAQRYIVSVRFNGLIRETSDAPAVPFDEIWHLTKAVNGKAGWVVAGIQQLN from the coding sequence ATGAAGCACTTCATCCTCAGCCTGATCGTCACGCTGTTCACCATCGGCTTCGGTTTGCCTGAGGCAGAAGCCAAGCGTCTCGGCGGTGGCAGCAGTATCGGCATGCAACGCCAGACGACACCGCAGCAGCCCGCCACCGCGCCTCAGCAGAACCTGAGCGGCCAGAAGCAGACGACCACCGCGGCGCCAGCCCAGGCCCAGCCCAAGCGCAACTGGCTCGGCCCGATCGCCGGTCTGGCCGCGGGCCTGGGCCTCGCCGCACTGTTCTCCCATCTCGGCCTGGGCGAGGAACTCGCCTCCTTCGTCCTGATCGCCCTTCTGCTGGTGGGTGCCCTGCTGGTCTTCCGCATGCTCTTCCGCCGTGCCCCAATGCAGCAGCAAGGCATGCAGTACGCCGCTGCCGGCGGCCAGTCCCATGTGCCCGCCGCCAGCGCGGCTATGCCGAGCACGGCAAGCGGATCGCAACTGCCGGCCGGCTTCGACGTGGACGCCTTCACCCGCCAGGCCAAGGTCAACTTCATCCGCCTCCAGGCCGCCAACGATGCTGGCAACCTCGACGACATCCGCGAGTTCACGTCGCCAGAGATGTTCGCCGAGATCAAGCTGCAAATCGGTGAACGCGGTCCCGCTTCCCAGCGGACGGACGTCGTCGAACTCAATGCCCAGGTCGTCGATGTACTAGAGGAAGCCCAGCGCTATATCGTCAGCGTCCGTTTCAACGGTCTGATCCGTGAAACGAGCGATGCGCCGGCGGTCCCGTTCGACGAGATCTGGCACCTGACCAAGGCGGTGAACGGCAAAGCCGGCTGGGTCGTGGCAGGCATCCAGCAGCTCAACTAA
- the ubiE gene encoding bifunctional demethylmenaquinone methyltransferase/2-methoxy-6-polyprenyl-1,4-benzoquinol methylase UbiE, with translation MNDKTTHFGFETVAENLKQKKVAEVFSSVASRYDVMNDLMSLGLHRLWKAFTIQVSGVRSGDRVLDVAGGTADLSLAFARKVGSSGQVWLTDINHAMLSRGRDRVLDHGLSLPVAQCNAEKLPFPDDWFDCVTVAFGLRNMTHKDVALAEMRRVLRPGGRLLVLEFSKVWKPLAPIYDLYSFKILPWMGDKVANDADSYRYLAESIRMHPGQMELKEMMEQAGLRRVDYFNLSAGVVALHRGYKT, from the coding sequence ATGAACGACAAGACCACCCATTTCGGTTTCGAGACCGTCGCCGAGAACCTCAAGCAGAAGAAGGTCGCCGAGGTGTTCTCCTCGGTCGCCTCGCGCTACGACGTGATGAACGACCTGATGTCACTGGGGCTGCATCGGCTGTGGAAGGCCTTCACCATCCAGGTTTCGGGCGTGCGCAGCGGCGATCGCGTGCTCGACGTGGCCGGCGGCACCGCGGATCTTTCGCTCGCCTTTGCCCGCAAGGTGGGCAGCAGCGGACAGGTGTGGCTGACCGACATCAACCACGCCATGCTGTCCCGCGGCCGCGACCGCGTCCTCGATCACGGGCTCTCGCTGCCCGTGGCGCAGTGCAACGCCGAAAAGCTGCCGTTTCCCGACGACTGGTTCGACTGCGTCACCGTCGCCTTCGGCCTGCGCAACATGACGCACAAGGACGTGGCCCTGGCCGAAATGCGGCGCGTGCTGCGCCCGGGCGGCCGCCTGCTGGTGCTGGAGTTCTCCAAGGTGTGGAAGCCGCTGGCGCCGATCTACGACCTCTATTCGTTCAAGATCCTCCCCTGGATGGGCGACAAGGTCGCGAACGATGCCGACAGCTACCGCTATCTGGCCGAATCGATCCGCATGCACCCCGGCCAGATGGAACTTAAGGAGATGATGGAACAAGCCGGGCTCCGCCGTGTCGATTACTTCAACCTCAGTGCCGGCGTGGTCGCGCTGCACCGCGGTTACAAGACTTGA
- a CDS encoding gamma-butyrobetaine hydroxylase-like domain-containing protein — MAGLDKDTPLPTDITLHKQSRVLEISFDDGSVFRLPFEFLRVHSPSAEVRGHGPGQETLQQGKRDVDITSLEPVGNYAIKPVFSDGHDSGLYSWDYLYMLGREHDVLWQQYLDCLAQAGGSRNAADLPPPAPKSGCGHHH, encoded by the coding sequence ATGGCCGGACTCGACAAGGATACCCCGCTTCCCACCGACATCACCCTGCACAAGCAGTCCCGCGTGCTGGAAATCAGCTTCGACGATGGCAGCGTGTTCCGCTTGCCTTTCGAATTCCTGCGGGTCCATTCGCCATCGGCCGAAGTCCGGGGTCACGGCCCCGGCCAGGAAACGCTGCAACAAGGCAAACGCGATGTCGACATCACCAGTCTCGAGCCGGTGGGCAACTACGCGATCAAGCCGGTTTTTTCGGACGGCCACGACAGCGGCCTCTACTCCTGGGACTACCTCTACATGCTAGGCCGCGAGCACGACGTGCTGTGGCAGCAATATCTCGACTGCCTGGCGCAGGCCGGCGGCAGCCGCAACGCGGCCGACCTGCCGCCACCGGCTCCAAAATCCGGTTGCGGACACCATCACTGA
- the phoB gene encoding phosphate regulon transcriptional regulator PhoB produces the protein MPANILLVEDEPAIQELIAANLARAGHHVVRASDAETAQRIVRDALPDLVLLDWMLPGSSGIDFARRLRSEERTREIPIIMLTARGEEQDKVTGLETGADDYITKPFSPRELVARIKAVLRRRAPQVTEDPVELGGLRLDPATHRVSAGDRALALGPTEFRLLHFLMTHAERVHSRAQLLDQVWGDHVFVEERTVDVHIRRLRCALEPSGHDALIQTVRGSGYRFSSQTDIAAPAR, from the coding sequence ATGCCTGCCAATATTCTGCTGGTCGAAGACGAACCCGCGATCCAGGAACTGATCGCCGCCAACCTGGCGCGCGCTGGCCACCACGTGGTGCGTGCGTCCGATGCCGAGACGGCACAGCGCATCGTGCGTGACGCGCTGCCGGATCTAGTATTGCTCGACTGGATGCTGCCGGGCAGCTCCGGCATCGACTTCGCCCGCCGGCTGCGCAGCGAAGAGCGCACCCGCGAGATTCCCATCATCATGCTCACTGCGCGCGGCGAGGAGCAGGACAAGGTCACTGGCTTGGAGACAGGTGCCGACGATTACATCACCAAGCCGTTCAGTCCGCGCGAGCTGGTGGCCCGGATCAAGGCGGTGCTGCGCCGCCGGGCACCGCAGGTAACCGAGGATCCGGTGGAGCTCGGCGGCCTGCGCCTCGATCCGGCCACCCACAGGGTCAGCGCGGGCGATCGCGCCCTTGCCCTCGGCCCCACCGAGTTCCGCCTGCTGCATTTCCTGATGACCCACGCCGAGCGGGTGCATTCGCGCGCTCAGTTGCTCGACCAGGTGTGGGGCGATCACGTCTTCGTCGAAGAGCGTACCGTGGATGTCCACATCCGGCGCCTGCGCTGTGCGCTGGAACCGTCCGGCCATGACGCGCTGATCCAGACGGTTCGCGGCAGCGGCTATCGTTTTTCTTCCCAGACCGATATCGCGGCCCCGGCGCGATAA